One window of Gemmatimonadaceae bacterium genomic DNA carries:
- a CDS encoding VIT1/CCC1 transporter family protein — protein MATTAESKRGARQEPDVHTFEHHWQDEADAAFLYRILSETESDAHRKDIYARLADVEERHVVVWGDLMAKLGHPPKPFRPSARARLLALLGKLFGPGFLLPMLLQEEGREVKGYLDMHRATPAGAPGGGEALTLARESAEHATTLAGIAGKSSEPWHRTESGGFLRNVVYGFNDGLTANFGLVAGVIGAATTQYHEAVIVAGAAGLIADALSMGSSGYLAAKSEREVYDYEIAMERDEVALMPEIERDELALIYEAKGMDQAAAYALATQVMADPERMLEEQVQEELKIGKQTISPLREGWVTGLATAFGAIIPVFPFFITAGRNAIIASFAFSMLSHFLVGAARSVFTGRSIFRSGLDMFVVGLGVAIVGYYVGGWIGHVL, from the coding sequence ATGGCAACTACGGCCGAATCAAAGCGCGGCGCGCGGCAAGAGCCCGACGTCCACACCTTCGAGCACCACTGGCAGGACGAGGCCGACGCGGCCTTCCTCTACCGAATACTCTCCGAAACCGAGTCCGACGCCCACAGGAAGGACATCTACGCGCGGCTCGCTGACGTCGAGGAAAGGCACGTAGTCGTCTGGGGAGACCTGATGGCGAAGCTCGGCCATCCCCCGAAGCCGTTCCGGCCGAGCGCGCGGGCGCGTCTCCTCGCCCTTCTTGGAAAGTTGTTCGGACCTGGATTCCTTCTGCCGATGCTTCTCCAGGAGGAAGGACGCGAGGTCAAGGGATACCTCGACATGCACCGCGCGACTCCAGCCGGCGCCCCCGGCGGGGGCGAGGCGCTCACTCTCGCGCGCGAATCGGCCGAGCACGCCACGACCCTCGCGGGAATCGCCGGAAAGAGCAGCGAGCCGTGGCACCGCACCGAGTCCGGTGGATTCCTGCGCAACGTGGTGTACGGCTTCAACGACGGCCTCACCGCGAACTTCGGTCTCGTCGCGGGTGTGATCGGCGCGGCCACCACGCAATACCACGAGGCAGTGATCGTGGCCGGTGCGGCAGGATTGATCGCCGATGCGCTGTCCATGGGATCCAGCGGATATCTCGCCGCCAAGAGCGAGCGCGAGGTTTACGACTACGAGATCGCGATGGAGCGCGACGAAGTCGCGCTGATGCCCGAGATCGAGCGTGACGAGCTCGCGCTGATCTACGAAGCCAAGGGAATGGACCAGGCCGCCGCGTACGCGCTCGCGACGCAGGTGATGGCCGACCCGGAGCGCATGCTCGAGGAGCAGGTGCAGGAGGAGTTGAAGATCGGAAAGCAGACGATCTCACCGCTCCGCGAGGGCTGGGTCACGGGCCTGGCGACCGCATTCGGCGCGATCATACCGGTATTCCCATTCTTCATCACCGCGGGACGCAATGCCATCATCGCGTCGTTCGCGTTCTCGATGCTCTCACACTTCCTGGTCGGCGCCGCGCGATCGGTGTTCACCGGTCGCAGCATCTTCCGCTCGGGCCTCGACATGTTCGTGGTGGGACTCGGCGTCGCGATCGTCGGCTACTACGTCGGCGGGTGGATCGGGCACGTTTTGTAG